The following are from one region of the Coffea eugenioides isolate CCC68of chromosome 2, Ceug_1.0, whole genome shotgun sequence genome:
- the LOC113759733 gene encoding LOW QUALITY PROTEIN: calmodulin binding protein PICBP (The sequence of the model RefSeq protein was modified relative to this genomic sequence to represent the inferred CDS: substituted 1 base at 1 genomic stop codon) gives MRRQVPQPGKPPPPKPPPPVFPNTSASPQKKSPVKTSEATPNYMKATTSSDARKERSQRATCSSTLKDSKFPAYLALSSGATEAEGTSVMKVCPYTYCSLNGHHHPPLPPLKSFLSARRRLLKTQRSFKLGCLSPRRSKPVSSSTEEIQVEQNHEKSSSQEPWDSSMSSPVIEGKQTDFFVQIYGKGRETKVDITDSSLNHIRPAVEGRPSGDETPTQVDNRQVLAIPSDESPFSEMDSHDDSSKIIDAASSVIEVADYCEAESYSTMDLDYEPDSSLQSIQDSDLGGDSPEFGSCIIPEESIFKSAITNRCFGEIQAGTILKQSSDEESIDKESVSSKASSFSDYWAEDYVEGLDDGSHDELGLQFKDESFEPIKTQDLIDYLKDGIVQNDVEAEQVRGPDSXDFHDMIEESCEDGMEENEQGDPFKAPTKIEICISLHSSAEATGDMSAKDCKDNNLEDIRIGGKSDRTSANMELTKGAPDQSAHDNSISSGCENLNCLEENEAGNFKTIASADLGGEKANPTPKNACGGTQNDCKGSLSCQELGETCKRRSWRTGCKRSTEEYQELKEFNPKAPNFLPLEPDPEAEKVDLKHQTIDERRNADKWMLDYAIQKAVNKLGPARKKKVALLVEAFETVMPVSRYDTCCSFRA, from the exons ATGAGAAGGCAAGTACCTCAGCCTGGAAAGCCACCACCACCAAAACCACCACCTCCAGTATTTCCAAACACCTCTGCATCCCCACAGAAGAAGTCCCCGGTCAAAACATCAGAAGCAACACCAAACTATATGAAGGCAACTACCAGTTCTGATGCAAGGAAAGAACGTTCTCAG AGAGCAACCTGTTCTTCAACTCTGAAGGactcaaaatttccagcttacCTTGCGCTTAGTTCCGGAGCAACAGAAGCAGAAGGAACCTCCGTCATGAAAGTCTGCCCCTATACTTACTGTTCTTTGAATGGTCATCATCATCCTCCTTTACCACCATTAAAAAGCTTCTTGTCTGCAAGAAGGCGCCTGCTGAAGACTCAAAGAAGTTTCAAACTCGGATGTCTCTCCCCACGACGATCAAAGCCGGTTAGCAGCAGTACGGAAGAAATTCAGGTTGAGCAGAACCATGAGAAATCTTCATCTCAAGAACCATGGGACAGTTCAATGAGTAGCCCAGTCATAGAAGGAAAGCAAACTGATTTCTTCGTTCAGATTTACGGTAAAGGAAGGGAAACTAAAGTTGATATCACTGATTCTTCTCTCAACCATATCAGGCCTGCAGTTGAGGGAAGACCAAGTGGTGATGAAACACCAACACAAGTTGACAACAGACAAGTTCTTGCAATACCATCAGATGAATCCCCTTTCTCTGAGATGGATTCTCATGATGATAGCAGCAAAATCATTGATGCTGCTTCATCAGTCATTGAAGTGGCTGATTATTGTGAGGCAGAGAGTTACTCAACTATGGATCTTGATTATGAACCTGACAGTTCACTGCAAAGCATCCAAGATTCTGATTTAGGAGGAGATTCACCTGAGTTTGGAAGCTGTATAATTCCTGAAGAATCCATTTTCAAATCAGCTATTACAAATAGGTGCTTTGGGGAAATTCAGGCAGGTACGATCCTGAAACAATCATCTGATGAAGAATCCATTGATAAAGAAAGTGTGAGCTCTAAAGCAAGTTCATTTTCAGATTATTGGGCAGAGGATTATGTTGAAGGGCTTGATGATGGAAG TCATGATGAATTAGGTCTTCAGTTTAAAGATGAATCTTTCGAGCCTATCAAGACACAAGATCTCATTGATTATCTCAAGGATGGAATTGTGCAGAATGATGTTGAAGCCGAACAGGTACGGGGCCCAGATTCGTAAGATTTTCATGATATGATTGAAGAAAGTTGTGAAGATGGGATGGAAGAGAATGAGCAAGGTGATCCTTTTAAAGCACCTACCAAGATTGAAATTTGCATTTCTCTGCATAGTTCAGCTGAAGCCACCGGGGACATGTCAGCAAAGGATTGCAAGGACAATAACCTGGAGGACATTCGAATTGGTGGAAAATCAGATCGAACTTCGGCAAATATGGAACTAACAAAAGGAGCTCCAGATCAATCAGCTCATGACAACTCCATAAGCAGTGGTTGCGAAAATCTAAATTgcttggaagaaaatgaagctGGGAACTTCAAAACGATAGCATCTGCTGATTTAGGAGGAGAAAAAGCAAACCCCACACCCAAGAATGCATGTGGCGGTACACAAAATGACTGTAAGGGAAGCCTTTCATGTCAAGAATTGGGTGAAACATGCAAAAGGAGGAGCTGGAGAACTGGATGCAAAAGATCTACTGAAGAGTACCAGGAATTGAAAGAATTCAATCCAAAAGCACCAAATTTTCTGCCACTGGAGCCTGACCCGGAAGCAGAGAAGGTTGATCTCAAGCATCAAACAATCGATGAAAGGAGAAATGCAGACAAATGGATGCTGGATTATGCTATTCAAAAGGCAGTCAACAAACTTGGTCCAGCGCGCAAGAAGAAGGTTGCATTGCTTGTTGAAGCTTTTGAAACAGTTATGCCAGTATCCAGATATGATACCTGTTGTTCCTTTAGAGCTTGA